A stretch of the Actinomyces faecalis genome encodes the following:
- a CDS encoding MgtC/SapB family protein — MTWQLLGEQAVALLAAFFLCLALGVERHMHLKSAGVKTHILVGVGACLFTLVGAYGFHPDQTAVAGFDPSRVAAQIVSGIGFLGAGVIFVNNDTVRGLTTAATVWLSAAIGTACGARLIPIAFLALLLHYLVVFVVARVARRLPQADRDITTVIEYEMGSAVMPQILAVATQHGFTAALLRTQTVREDPSKILRVEMSLHGGSPHARPDLMYAISSIAGVRAVDQVVGPSDE; from the coding sequence ATGACGTGGCAATTGCTGGGGGAGCAGGCTGTCGCCCTGCTTGCCGCCTTCTTCCTGTGCCTGGCCCTGGGTGTCGAACGCCATATGCACCTGAAGTCCGCGGGGGTGAAGACACACATCCTGGTGGGGGTCGGGGCGTGCCTGTTTACCCTCGTCGGCGCCTATGGTTTTCATCCGGACCAGACGGCTGTCGCCGGTTTTGACCCTTCGCGTGTGGCCGCCCAGATCGTCTCCGGGATCGGCTTCCTGGGGGCCGGTGTCATCTTCGTCAACAATGACACGGTGCGGGGGCTGACCACAGCCGCGACGGTGTGGCTCAGCGCAGCGATCGGTACCGCCTGCGGAGCGCGTCTCATCCCGATCGCCTTTCTGGCACTGCTGCTGCACTACCTCGTGGTGTTCGTGGTGGCACGTGTGGCTCGGCGACTGCCTCAGGCGGATCGCGATATCACGACCGTGATCGAGTATGAGATGGGGTCAGCAGTCATGCCCCAGATCCTTGCGGTGGCGACCCAGCACGGATTCACCGCCGCACTCCTGCGTACCCAGACTGTGCGTGAGGACCCGAGCAAGATTCTGCGGGTGGAGATGAGTCTGCACGGTGGTTCGCCGCATGCCCGTCCGGACCTGATGTACGCGATCTCGAGTATCGCCGGCGTGCGCGCCGTGGACCAGGTGGTGGGACCCAGTGACGAGTAG
- a CDS encoding LacI family DNA-binding transcriptional regulator: protein MSFNQLSVTMAAVAQDAGVSRATASRVLNGDTRVDPTAARRVRQSAARMGYVRNAAAAQLARRRSGLIGLLLRDATIPSYAYLQQALITCAHERGLFLVTVSTGIAEEIEGQDVTETDQLLRFLELRPAGIIVASGMIPAKNVAAIAAQVPTVVVPRPESDENLYNVAYDERANARMIVDLVIQRGHRRVGVVFNTPERSRTEFARATAMESALQARGIDVLPIHGAALIHDPDALAHRIAADVRGGAYTCVMFANDVRGVRFVVQARKIGLDVPGEVSVTGMDGLGIDVELADLATVRNPIEETALTAIEVLEDLIAGREVARRHYCVGTLRDGRTLADRTREAAGSRPPLVDVAQGR from the coding sequence ATGTCCTTCAACCAGCTGAGCGTCACGATGGCGGCCGTCGCCCAGGATGCAGGAGTATCGCGCGCGACTGCCTCTAGGGTGCTCAACGGTGATACCCGTGTTGATCCGACGGCAGCCAGGAGAGTGCGTCAAAGCGCTGCCAGGATGGGGTACGTGCGCAATGCCGCGGCTGCCCAGCTGGCCCGCCGACGCAGCGGGCTGATCGGACTGCTACTGCGGGATGCGACCATTCCTTCCTATGCCTACCTGCAGCAGGCGCTGATTACCTGTGCTCACGAACGTGGACTGTTCCTAGTCACTGTGTCCACGGGGATAGCGGAGGAGATCGAGGGGCAGGATGTGACGGAGACAGATCAGCTGCTCCGCTTCCTTGAGCTCCGCCCGGCTGGCATCATCGTGGCCTCGGGAATGATTCCTGCAAAGAACGTGGCTGCCATCGCAGCACAGGTCCCGACCGTCGTCGTGCCCCGTCCAGAGAGTGATGAGAATCTCTACAACGTTGCCTATGACGAGCGAGCCAATGCACGGATGATCGTGGACCTCGTGATCCAACGTGGTCACCGCCGTGTGGGGGTGGTGTTCAACACCCCCGAACGCTCTCGGACCGAGTTCGCCCGAGCCACGGCCATGGAGAGCGCGTTGCAGGCCAGGGGGATCGACGTCCTCCCGATTCATGGTGCTGCCCTGATCCATGACCCCGACGCCCTGGCCCATCGCATTGCTGCTGACGTCCGTGGCGGTGCATACACCTGCGTGATGTTTGCCAATGATGTGCGTGGGGTCCGCTTTGTGGTGCAGGCGCGAAAAATTGGGCTCGATGTGCCGGGTGAGGTGTCAGTGACGGGGATGGACGGGCTTGGAATTGACGTGGAGCTCGCCGACCTGGCGACCGTGCGCAATCCCATCGAGGAAACGGCTCTCACTGCTATCGAGGTCCTCGAGGACCTCATCGCGGGGCGTGAGGTTGCTCGTCGTCACTATTGCGTCGGCACGCTCCGGGACGGGCGAACGCTTGCTGACCGGACACGGGAGGCCGCGGGGAGCCGGCCCCCACTCGTCGATGTGGCGCAGGGAAGGTGA
- the truA gene encoding tRNA pseudouridine(38-40) synthase TruA, which yields MAAGDLVRVRLDLAYDGAGFKGWAAQPGLRTVEGTLTRALETVLRVAVRLTVAGRTDTGVHAAGQTAHLDVGAQAWRSLPGRSDRQPQQALVTRLAGVLACQAQAAVEAGEIGPLPRGASDVVVRRARIAPPGFDARFSALERRYVYRVDDGAGVDNPRPYDPTRRGQVLWTAQELDVESMAASAQALLGEHDFLSYCKPREGATTIRTLRRLEWQRPASGPDAGLVVLTVVADAFCHSMVRSLVGAGLAVGQGRKPVTWPAQLLAARTRERAAPVAPPHGLTLEEVSYPPDEELAVQARRARVVRRLPGNQGDDCGC from the coding sequence GTGGCGGCGGGGGATCTGGTCCGTGTCCGCCTTGACCTGGCCTACGACGGCGCTGGGTTCAAGGGGTGGGCGGCGCAGCCGGGCCTGCGTACCGTCGAGGGGACCCTGACTCGTGCCCTGGAGACCGTCCTGCGCGTAGCGGTGAGACTGACCGTCGCCGGGCGCACGGACACGGGTGTGCACGCAGCCGGCCAGACTGCTCACCTGGACGTCGGGGCGCAGGCGTGGCGGAGCCTGCCCGGACGCTCCGACCGGCAGCCGCAGCAGGCTCTGGTGACCCGCCTGGCTGGGGTCCTGGCGTGCCAGGCGCAGGCGGCGGTGGAGGCTGGCGAGATCGGGCCGCTACCGCGTGGGGCGAGCGACGTCGTCGTACGCCGTGCCCGGATCGCACCGCCGGGCTTTGACGCACGCTTCTCAGCACTGGAGCGCCGCTACGTCTACCGCGTTGACGACGGTGCCGGCGTCGACAACCCTCGGCCCTACGACCCGACGCGGCGTGGCCAGGTGCTGTGGACCGCTCAGGAGCTGGACGTCGAGTCCATGGCAGCCTCGGCTCAGGCCCTGCTCGGGGAGCACGACTTCCTCTCCTACTGCAAGCCGCGCGAGGGAGCGACGACGATCCGCACCCTCAGACGCCTGGAGTGGCAGAGGCCGGCCTCAGGGCCGGACGCTGGCCTGGTCGTCCTGACCGTGGTCGCTGACGCCTTCTGCCACTCGATGGTCCGCTCGCTGGTCGGCGCCGGGCTCGCCGTCGGCCAGGGGCGGAAGCCGGTGACCTGGCCGGCACAGCTGCTCGCCGCCCGCACGCGTGAGCGGGCGGCACCAGTCGCTCCGCCCCACGGTCTGACGCTGGAGGAGGTGTCCTACCCGCCGGACGAGGAGCTGGCGGTGCAGGCTCGGCGTGCCCGGGTGGTGCGCAGGCTGCCGGGGAACCAGGGGGACGACTGCGGCTGCTGA